In the genome of Pseudomonadota bacterium, one region contains:
- a CDS encoding chemotaxis protein CheD, protein MSPRNSCVSQIYLKPAMIFFDASPACVSTVLGSCVTLTMLVRRLELASVCHAQLPYCKTPGSCATTCSEKYKFVDCAITRMLESFTGCGAALSEIEIKIFGGADGIRGDTPGGQSIRIGKMNIEAAIRTLRQRELKPVSGDVGGSRGRKIYFLTPTGDVWSKKLSAGEPCPRYPENVGHQNITLGGFTICPATQQQDFNFL, encoded by the coding sequence ATGAGCCCGCGCAATTCTTGTGTGTCGCAGATCTATCTCAAACCGGCGATGATTTTCTTCGATGCCTCGCCGGCCTGCGTTTCCACGGTGCTCGGCTCCTGTGTGACCCTCACCATGCTCGTTCGCCGGCTCGAGCTGGCCTCGGTCTGCCACGCCCAGCTCCCTTACTGCAAAACGCCGGGGTCTTGCGCCACCACCTGCAGCGAAAAATATAAATTTGTCGATTGTGCGATTACCCGCATGTTGGAAAGCTTTACCGGTTGCGGCGCCGCTCTTTCGGAAATAGAAATCAAGATCTTCGGCGGCGCCGACGGCATCAGGGGGGACACTCCCGGCGGGCAGTCGATCCGGATCGGCAAAATGAATATCGAAGCAGCCATCCGGACCCTGCGGCAACGGGAGCTGAAACCGGTCAGCGGAGATGTCGGCGGGTCAAGAGGACGGAAGATTTACTTCCTCACTCCCACGGGTGACGTCTGGTCTAAAAAACTCTCGGCGGGGGAGCCCTGTCCCAGATACCCGGAAAATGTCGGCCATCAAAATATCACCCTGGGCGGATTCACCATCTGCCCGGCCACGCAGCAGCAGGATTTCAATTTTTTATAA
- a CDS encoding chemotaxis response regulator protein-glutamate methylesterase, translating to MDFKPSQKKIRVLVVDDSAVVRQALESILNSDPEIEVMATAMDPFIAADRMRTELPDVITLDIEMPRMDGITFLQKIMSQNPIPVVICSTLTGHGSETALKALELGAVEIIQKPKLGAKTFLEESRISICDVVKAAAQTQIKKLTVRKTVQPKLTADAVIAKPTGKAMIQTTEKVVVIGASTGGTEALRVFLESLPRDAPGIVIVQHMPENFTAAFARRLDSLCQISVKEAENNDTVLRGRALIAPGNRHLLLKRSGARYYVEVKEGPLVSRHRPSVDVLFRSAARYAGKNAVGVIMTGMGDDGAKGMLEMKNAGAYNIAQDEATSVVFGMPNEAIKLKAVDRIAPLESISVNILKICDS from the coding sequence ATGGATTTCAAACCAAGTCAAAAAAAAATCAGGGTTCTTGTTGTTGATGATTCAGCCGTGGTCCGGCAGGCCCTGGAAAGCATCCTCAATTCAGACCCGGAAATCGAGGTCATGGCCACCGCCATGGACCCGTTCATCGCAGCGGACCGTATGCGGACCGAACTTCCGGACGTGATCACCCTCGACATCGAAATGCCCCGGATGGACGGGATCACCTTCCTGCAGAAGATCATGTCCCAGAACCCGATTCCGGTAGTGATCTGCTCGACCCTGACCGGCCACGGCTCGGAAACCGCCCTCAAGGCTCTCGAGCTGGGAGCGGTCGAGATCATTCAAAAACCGAAACTCGGCGCCAAAACCTTTCTGGAAGAGTCCCGGATCTCGATCTGCGATGTGGTGAAGGCCGCCGCCCAGACCCAGATCAAGAAACTTACGGTCAGAAAAACCGTGCAGCCCAAACTGACCGCGGACGCGGTCATCGCCAAACCTACCGGCAAGGCGATGATCCAGACCACCGAAAAGGTCGTGGTGATCGGGGCCTCAACCGGAGGGACCGAAGCGCTCCGGGTTTTTCTCGAATCCCTGCCCAGGGACGCCCCGGGCATCGTCATCGTCCAGCACATGCCGGAAAATTTTACCGCAGCCTTTGCCCGGCGGCTCGATTCACTCTGCCAGATCTCGGTCAAGGAAGCCGAAAACAACGACACCGTCCTCCGGGGAAGGGCCCTGATCGCCCCCGGCAACCGGCACCTTCTACTCAAACGAAGCGGCGCCCGTTATTATGTGGAAGTGAAAGAAGGTCCGCTGGTCAGCCGCCATCGGCCGTCGGTTGATGTTCTGTTCCGTTCCGCAGCCCGTTATGCCGGGAAAAACGCGGTGGGGGTCATCATGACCGGCATGGGGGATGACGGCGCGAAAGGAATGCTGGAGATGAAAAACGCCGGCGCTTACAACATTGCCCAGGACGAAGCGACTTCGGTGGTCTTCGGCATGCCGAATGAAGCGATTAAATTAAAAGCCGTCGACCGGATTGCGCCGCTGGAGTCGATCAGTGTCAACATCCTGAAGATATGCGATTCGTAG
- a CDS encoding response regulator, with protein sequence MKKILLVDDEIEELKILALSLDCKEINAEIITASSGEEALSIIEKEGISLLITDVHMPGMNGMELILAASAIVPDLAFIVMTAFPTAEIKRDALLGGCLRFIEKPYDIELLRGSVIEALTEQKGFTGTMAGIELSDMIQLNCLSCNTVALKIRDGKKSGMIFFDSGNIVHAIAGDIEGEEAFYRIMAFGGGNIESRRNVRPPVLSIEKSYVGLLLEASRRKDETASRAVTQPEEKELPQAGIFRALAKVAGYIGAAILHRNGVLLAEEKNGNSIDLNSGGTVIADLFRLASQTTTENGLEKCDSIVLESTDGTLATRSAGSKGEFLLVALVAPDCNPTLMQIKMASLAPQIRAN encoded by the coding sequence ATGAAAAAAATATTACTGGTAGACGACGAGATCGAGGAGCTTAAAATTCTCGCCTTAAGCCTTGACTGTAAAGAGATCAATGCCGAAATCATCACCGCCTCCTCCGGCGAAGAGGCGCTGTCGATCATTGAAAAGGAAGGTATCAGTCTCCTGATCACCGATGTTCATATGCCGGGAATGAATGGCATGGAACTGATTCTGGCGGCATCGGCGATAGTCCCGGACCTTGCTTTTATTGTAATGACCGCCTTCCCGACTGCTGAAATAAAACGCGACGCGCTCCTCGGCGGATGTCTTCGTTTTATTGAAAAACCTTATGATATCGAGCTCTTACGTGGTAGCGTGATCGAGGCTCTGACCGAACAGAAAGGCTTTACCGGTACCATGGCCGGTATTGAGCTCTCAGACATGATTCAGCTCAATTGCCTGTCGTGCAATACTGTAGCGCTCAAGATCCGTGACGGAAAAAAATCGGGGATGATATTTTTCGACAGCGGCAATATTGTCCACGCCATTGCCGGTGATATTGAAGGAGAGGAGGCTTTTTACCGGATTATGGCCTTTGGGGGCGGCAATATCGAAAGCAGGAGGAATGTCAGGCCCCCGGTCCTGAGCATTGAAAAGAGCTATGTCGGGCTCTTGCTCGAGGCAAGCCGCAGAAAAGATGAAACCGCAAGCCGGGCCGTGACCCAGCCGGAAGAAAAGGAATTGCCGCAGGCCGGGATATTCAGGGCGCTGGCAAAAGTGGCGGGATATATCGGGGCAGCAATCCTGCACAGGAATGGGGTGTTGCTGGCGGAGGAGAAAAACGGGAATTCGATCGACCTCAACAGCGGCGGGACGGTTATTGCCGACCTGTTCAGGCTGGCGTCACAGACAACAACCGAAAACGGACTGGAAAAATGCGACTCCATTGTCCTGGAGTCGACCGATGGCACCCTGGCCACACGCAGCGCCGGAAGCAAAGGGGAGTTCCTGCTGGTTGCCCTGGTTGCACCGGATTGTAATCCCACGCTGATGCAGATCAAGATGGCGAGCCTGGCCCCGCAAATCAGGGCGAACTAA
- a CDS encoding DUF2892 domain-containing protein encodes MTKTVNDWIHSIAGIFILASLALGTWVHPYWYFFTAFVGANLFQFGITGFCPMGLILKKLGVPEERQSCCK; translated from the coding sequence ATGACGAAAACAGTGAATGACTGGATACACTCGATTGCCGGTATTTTTATTCTCGCAAGTCTTGCTCTGGGGACCTGGGTCCATCCTTACTGGTACTTCTTTACCGCTTTTGTCGGCGCCAATCTTTTTCAGTTCGGGATCACCGGCTTCTGCCCGATGGGGCTGATCCTGAAAAAGCTTGGTGTGCCTGAAGAGCGGCAGAGCTGCTGCAAGTAA
- a CDS encoding metalloregulator ArsR/SmtB family transcription factor: MILKEEDVKSVAALLKTMSHPIRMKILCMLQDGEMAVGDIREEVKTTNANVSQHLSILRNQGIISSRKDANFIYNKIEDRRILELIATMRKLFCKE; the protein is encoded by the coding sequence ATGATCTTGAAGGAAGAAGACGTAAAAAGTGTGGCGGCCCTGTTGAAGACCATGTCCCATCCGATCAGAATGAAGATTCTCTGCATGCTGCAGGATGGTGAAATGGCGGTGGGCGATATCCGGGAAGAGGTCAAGACCACCAACGCCAATGTCTCGCAACATCTTTCGATCCTGAGAAATCAGGGGATCATCAGCTCACGCAAGGATGCAAATTTTATCTACAACAAGATTGAAGATAGAAGAATTCTCGAACTTATCGCTACCATGCGCAAGTTGTTCTGCAAGGAATAG
- a CDS encoding SAM-dependent chlorinase/fluorinase — protein MITLTTDFGLTSEYVGVMKGVILSRSPHATIVDINHSLAAQDITEAAFLIRSVFSWFPEGSVHVVVVDPGVGSGRRIVLVEAAGHRFLVPDNGVATLLLNELGPVRAYVVSREEYFLEPVSATFHGRDIFAPVAAKLDGGLASSMVGPEIGVAELVSLQDIFPVPDSARGEIRGKVVSVDSFGSLISNISRDNMMDWGYDPADGGLAVGVGGQGIGPLRRAYSDVEKGRLLALLGSRNYLEVAVNGGSAACELKAAKGIKVTVSRS, from the coding sequence ATGATCACACTGACCACTGATTTCGGGCTGACCAGCGAGTATGTCGGAGTGATGAAAGGGGTGATCCTGTCACGTTCCCCGCACGCGACGATTGTCGATATCAATCACTCTCTGGCTGCGCAGGACATCACCGAAGCAGCCTTTCTGATCCGGTCGGTCTTTTCCTGGTTCCCGGAAGGGTCCGTCCATGTGGTGGTTGTGGACCCGGGGGTTGGTTCCGGAAGAAGGATTGTTCTTGTTGAGGCGGCGGGGCATCGGTTCCTGGTGCCGGACAACGGGGTGGCGACCCTTCTGCTCAATGAGCTTGGCCCGGTCCGGGCGTACGTTGTTTCTCGCGAGGAATACTTTCTTGAACCGGTCAGCGCGACCTTTCACGGGCGCGATATCTTTGCTCCGGTTGCCGCCAAACTCGATGGCGGCCTGGCCTCCTCCATGGTCGGCCCGGAAATCGGGGTGGCGGAACTCGTTTCCCTGCAAGATATCTTCCCCGTGCCTGATTCCGCGAGAGGTGAGATTCGCGGAAAGGTCGTCTCGGTCGACAGTTTCGGTTCTCTGATCAGCAATATAAGTCGTGATAATATGATGGACTGGGGGTATGATCCGGCGGATGGCGGTTTGGCTGTTGGTGTCGGGGGGCAGGGCATAGGTCCTCTCCGGCGTGCATACAGTGATGTGGAAAAAGGGCGCCTGCTGGCCCTGCTCGGCAGTCGGAATTACCTGGAGGTTGCCGTCAACGGCGGCAGTGCTGCCTGTGAACTGAAGGCGGCGAAGGGGATAAAAGTCACAGTTTCCCGGTCTTAA
- a CDS encoding divergent polysaccharide deacetylase family protein, with translation MAVYKGRQNNKRKKISKRKKKNLLVPVIIAGVILQTLIAAFVILVIKPYSTENGNGGRGADKAGPFTYEEPGLPHAPVIVEPGDKKLLLDRDAVKPAGEEPDDAEKPLLAIVIDDMGYQLETGKGLLNLDLELSFAFLPSGPYLEKLSRMAARKGRDVLLHVPLEPADSRWDPGPGALFISMNREEMRAMFRKDLAALPQATGVNNHMGSRFTQNREAMALFLEMVQEHKLFFLDSMTSRNSVGYFMAREMGIKTAKRHVFLDNDREKRKIKKQLSHLLDVAGKKGWAIGIGHPYPQTMAALKEMRPEIGRRARLVGVSRMVH, from the coding sequence ATGGCTGTATATAAAGGCAGACAGAATAATAAGCGGAAAAAGATCTCGAAGCGCAAGAAGAAAAACCTTCTGGTGCCGGTGATCATTGCCGGGGTTATCCTCCAGACCCTGATCGCCGCTTTTGTGATCCTGGTGATCAAGCCCTATTCGACCGAAAACGGCAATGGCGGGAGGGGCGCGGACAAAGCCGGGCCTTTCACCTATGAGGAACCGGGCTTGCCGCATGCCCCGGTCATTGTCGAACCCGGAGACAAAAAGCTTCTGCTTGACCGTGATGCCGTAAAACCGGCGGGAGAAGAGCCGGACGATGCTGAAAAACCGCTGCTGGCGATCGTGATCGACGACATGGGCTATCAGCTTGAAACAGGGAAGGGGCTTTTAAACCTCGACCTTGAACTCTCATTCGCTTTTCTGCCCTCGGGTCCCTACCTGGAGAAGCTGTCTCGAATGGCCGCCCGGAAAGGACGCGATGTTCTTCTCCATGTTCCGCTGGAGCCGGCCGACAGTCGCTGGGACCCGGGACCGGGCGCGTTGTTTATTTCGATGAATCGTGAAGAGATGCGGGCGATGTTCCGGAAAGATCTTGCCGCACTTCCGCAGGCGACCGGGGTGAACAATCACATGGGTTCCCGGTTCACCCAGAACCGGGAGGCGATGGCCCTCTTTCTGGAGATGGTGCAGGAACATAAGCTCTTCTTTCTCGACAGCATGACCTCCAGAAACAGTGTCGGCTATTTCATGGCGCGAGAGATGGGGATAAAGACCGCCAAGCGGCATGTCTTTCTCGATAATGACCGGGAAAAGCGCAAGATCAAAAAACAGCTCTCCCATCTCCTCGATGTGGCCGGGAAGAAGGGCTGGGCGATCGGGATCGGGCATCCCTATCCGCAAACCATGGCGGCATTAAAGGAAATGCGCCCGGAGATCGGGAGGCGGGCCAGACTGGTCGGGGTCAGCAGAATGGTGCATTAA
- a CDS encoding DUF1566 domain-containing protein, which yields MCATRYLFLILCLPLIFLPPATAGENPAAGRFVKLDEQAKELPDDAPHWVMVKDTGNGLIWEVKTDDESVHNLNNVYSWKKSKSQFIKQLNDEKFGTFSDWRLPEEDELGSLLDKTGAPPYINDQYFPKTLPEHYQSWVLCGDGQSVNSSTIHFGDPQKDRKKPREIRVRAVRGQTAKK from the coding sequence ATGTGCGCAACCAGATATCTATTTCTCATTCTCTGTCTTCCCCTCATCTTTTTGCCGCCGGCAACAGCAGGAGAAAACCCGGCAGCAGGACGTTTTGTGAAACTGGATGAACAGGCTAAAGAGCTTCCCGATGACGCACCGCACTGGGTGATGGTGAAAGACACCGGAAACGGTCTGATCTGGGAGGTCAAAACCGATGACGAATCCGTCCACAATTTGAACAACGTCTATTCCTGGAAAAAATCAAAAAGTCAGTTCATCAAACAGCTCAACGATGAAAAATTCGGCACCTTTTCCGACTGGCGCCTGCCGGAAGAAGACGAACTGGGCTCCCTCCTCGACAAAACCGGAGCTCCCCCATACATCAACGACCAATACTTTCCGAAAACCTTGCCGGAACACTATCAGAGCTGGGTGTTATGCGGAGATGGCCAATCAGTGAACAGCAGCACGATCCATTTCGGCGATCCGCAGAAAGACAGGAAGAAACCACGCGAAATCAGGGTGCGGGCCGTTCGGGGGCAGACGGCAAAGAAATGA
- a CDS encoding ATP-binding protein: MDKKRALEEKINRLLEMFPVVAVIGPRQCGKSTIVRRLRADWKYYDLESPDDYQLISNDPVAFLSLNPERVIIDEAQQYPELFRVLRGVIDADRKQKGRFLLTGSSSPEIVKGITESLAGRIATIELWPFKQNEFYETPFSGVYEKIIAPSVRPKDYSDLAPSLKLNQSMHLWLKGGFPEPLVEGAGSQDFYRQWMENYIIDYVGRDIRQLFPRLNIHNFRRFLTLLAQFSGHQLNMSTMARALEVSVSTVKDYLDIIHQTFLWRNLPPFTKNPLKKMQKAKKGFFRDTGILHYFLKITELDRLLIHPVAGFSFESFVTEELIRGLQTTMTTQLDFTYYRTIDKSEVDLVIEGPFGIVPVEIKLHSSMEKRSSLRGLENFLADTGAPYGILINRGKRVELLTDKIVQIPVNYL; the protein is encoded by the coding sequence ATGGATAAAAAAAGAGCGTTGGAAGAGAAAATCAACCGCCTGCTTGAGATGTTCCCGGTAGTTGCGGTCATTGGACCCAGGCAGTGCGGCAAGTCAACTATAGTTCGCCGTTTACGGGCTGACTGGAAATATTATGACCTGGAAAGCCCGGACGACTATCAGCTGATCAGCAACGACCCGGTAGCATTTTTGTCCCTTAACCCGGAAAGGGTGATCATTGACGAAGCCCAGCAATACCCCGAACTGTTTCGGGTGCTCCGGGGGGTTATTGATGCCGATCGGAAGCAGAAAGGCCGATTTCTGCTGACCGGCTCAAGCTCGCCGGAAATTGTCAAGGGGATCACCGAGAGTCTGGCCGGTCGTATTGCCACGATTGAACTGTGGCCATTCAAACAAAATGAATTTTATGAAACCCCTTTTTCAGGCGTCTATGAGAAAATAATCGCTCCTTCCGTCCGCCCGAAAGACTATTCAGACCTTGCCCCATCTCTCAAGCTGAACCAGAGCATGCATCTCTGGCTCAAAGGCGGCTTTCCCGAACCGCTCGTTGAGGGTGCGGGGAGTCAAGATTTCTACCGGCAATGGATGGAGAACTACATCATCGATTATGTCGGCCGCGATATCCGGCAGCTTTTCCCCAGGCTCAATATCCACAACTTCAGGAGATTTCTCACCCTGCTGGCTCAATTCTCAGGACATCAGCTCAATATGAGCACCATGGCCAGGGCCCTTGAGGTAAGTGTGTCCACGGTCAAGGATTATCTGGATATCATTCACCAGACATTCCTGTGGAGAAACCTGCCCCCTTTTACCAAGAACCCGCTCAAGAAGATGCAGAAAGCAAAAAAGGGATTTTTCCGGGACACCGGGATTTTGCACTACTTTCTGAAGATCACGGAACTGGACCGCTTGCTTATTCATCCGGTTGCAGGTTTCTCCTTTGAAAGTTTTGTGACCGAAGAGCTGATCAGAGGCCTTCAGACAACAATGACGACCCAGCTGGACTTCACATATTACCGAACGATCGACAAATCAGAAGTGGACCTGGTGATAGAAGGTCCTTTCGGCATTGTCCCCGTGGAAATAAAACTCCATTCATCTATGGAAAAGCGGAGCTCTTTGCGAGGTCTGGAAAACTTCCTGGCCGACACCGGGGCTCCATACGGAATTCTGATCAACCGGGGAAAAAGGGTGGAACTTCTCACCGACAAAATCGTGCAAATTCCGGTCAACTATCTCTGA
- a CDS encoding PAS domain S-box protein has protein sequence MGFLNQALDKYGKTGTTFFLSVLCVIASVLISFISWLVVGEPDFLAEFLVVAALCPGVIAPVVIYSYSSLAENLQQSRNELQVYQDRLEELVEERSRELTLANQALLESEAKLRSVTENSPDLILIVDQEANIRFINHTFSKRPTEEVVGTNLGDHFGEIDRDTIRKSFAGVIQTGSGVLELTLTTPDSIKRVLGCRVCRIVGQGDEPNFLVIVSDISERKKIEEELRKTQTIFNAFLENSPVYIFFKDSEIRPLMLSRNYEQLLGMPVEDILGKTMDEIFPSDLAKSMIEDDKQILSKGKVLNIVEELGGRIYETTKFPIFLNGTGNMLAGFTVDITERRKAEDERERLIGELRQALAEISTLRGILPICCFCKNVRNDSGYYEQIESYIHKHSGVDFSHTICPACMEKYYPDK, from the coding sequence ATGGGCTTTTTGAACCAGGCATTGGATAAGTACGGCAAAACCGGGACAACATTTTTTTTGAGTGTGCTTTGTGTTATTGCTTCGGTCCTTATCTCCTTTATTTCCTGGTTAGTGGTTGGGGAGCCCGATTTTTTAGCTGAATTTCTTGTTGTAGCCGCACTCTGCCCCGGTGTCATAGCCCCGGTTGTGATCTATTCTTACAGTTCCCTTGCCGAAAACCTCCAGCAAAGTCGCAATGAACTGCAGGTTTATCAAGACCGCCTTGAAGAACTGGTTGAGGAACGTTCCAGGGAGTTGACTCTGGCAAATCAAGCCTTGCTGGAAAGCGAAGCAAAGTTGAGATCCGTTACCGAAAATTCTCCGGATCTCATTCTTATTGTCGATCAGGAAGCGAATATCCGATTCATCAATCATACCTTTTCAAAAAGACCGACTGAAGAAGTTGTCGGCACGAATCTGGGCGACCATTTTGGGGAGATTGACAGGGACACAATCAGGAAAAGCTTTGCCGGGGTCATTCAAACAGGGTCAGGGGTCCTGGAGCTTACGCTTACAACCCCTGACTCTATCAAAAGGGTTCTTGGGTGCCGGGTCTGCAGGATTGTCGGCCAAGGTGATGAGCCAAATTTTCTCGTGATCGTTTCCGATATCTCGGAACGTAAGAAGATTGAGGAAGAGCTGCGGAAAACTCAGACTATTTTCAACGCATTTCTTGAAAACAGTCCGGTATATATCTTTTTTAAAGACAGTGAAATTCGGCCATTGATGCTGAGTAGAAATTACGAGCAACTGCTCGGCATGCCCGTTGAAGATATTTTAGGCAAGACCATGGACGAGATTTTTCCTTCCGATCTGGCAAAGAGCATGATCGAAGATGATAAACAGATCTTAAGCAAGGGAAAGGTTTTAAACATTGTTGAAGAACTGGGTGGCAGAATATATGAAACAACAAAATTTCCAATATTCTTGAACGGTACGGGCAACATGCTTGCCGGGTTCACCGTGGACATCACGGAACGAAGGAAGGCTGAGGATGAACGGGAGCGATTGATCGGAGAACTCCGGCAGGCCCTTGCCGAGATTTCAACCCTGCGAGGGATATTACCGATCTGTTGTTTCTGTAAAAATGTACGCAACGATTCGGGTTATTATGAACAGATTGAATCGTATATTCATAAACACTCAGGAGTGGATTTCAGCCATACAATTTGTCCGGCATGCATGGAAAAGTATTACCCGGATAAATAA
- a CDS encoding metallophosphatase family protein has protein sequence MSFRIGLISDVHACPAPVEEAMALFRRRRVDKIICVGDIAGYNDQLEATVDLLVKNDCEAIIGNHDQAYLEEDKNGQNAECRDYLRSLPAVREYFIENKRIYVVHAQPPNSQHGGIKLLDENGRIIDRQRQRWSKALDDFAREILIVGHTHQVFFEPLGNTLVINPGSSVYNHSCAILNLPDLTVDFYTLSGSEILKSWNWSMLARN, from the coding sequence ATGTCATTTCGCATCGGACTCATAAGTGATGTGCATGCCTGCCCGGCTCCGGTTGAGGAAGCGATGGCTTTATTCAGGCGTCGACGGGTCGATAAGATTATCTGTGTCGGCGACATTGCAGGGTATAACGACCAGCTCGAAGCGACTGTTGATCTGCTGGTAAAAAACGACTGCGAGGCGATTATCGGTAATCACGATCAAGCTTATCTCGAAGAAGACAAAAACGGGCAGAATGCAGAATGCCGGGATTATCTGCGATCCTTACCTGCCGTCCGTGAATATTTCATAGAAAATAAACGCATTTATGTTGTGCATGCCCAGCCGCCAAATTCACAGCACGGCGGGATAAAATTGCTCGATGAAAATGGCAGAATAATCGACCGGCAAAGGCAGCGCTGGAGTAAAGCCCTCGATGACTTTGCAAGAGAGATCCTCATTGTCGGTCACACGCATCAGGTGTTTTTCGAACCGTTGGGCAACACTCTTGTTATTAATCCCGGAAGCAGTGTGTACAACCACAGTTGTGCCATTTTAAACCTGCCTGACCTGACGGTCGATTTTTATACTCTGAGCGGCTCTGAAATCCTGAAAAGCTGGAACTGGAGTATGCTTGCCAGGAATTAG
- a CDS encoding formylglycine-generating enzyme family protein produces the protein MNFRISIIACLIVISSSSPVYSQPKTLPPPPAPGVQAGTIDGHLLVAVKGGCYLMGSDSGAADEQPVHEVCVDDFFLGRYEVTQEQWRQVMGENPSYFGRGGNYPVEQVSWNDVQAYLDRLNRRSGRNFRLPTEAEWEYACRSGGKDEKYCGGDAVDSLAWHDANSNGATHPVGTRQPNTLGLYDMSGNVWEWTGDRFDPAYYAASPRTNPLGSGSGSDRVFRGGAWNFKTKYLRATSRFWLTPDDRHFFLGFRLALPSAQ, from the coding sequence ATGAACTTCAGGATTTCGATCATTGCTTGCCTGATAGTTATTTCATCCTCTTCCCCCGTTTATTCGCAGCCGAAAACGCTTCCGCCACCACCCGCGCCAGGAGTTCAGGCCGGAACAATCGACGGCCACCTGCTGGTTGCGGTCAAAGGAGGCTGTTACCTGATGGGCAGCGATTCCGGAGCCGCAGACGAACAGCCGGTCCACGAAGTATGCGTCGATGATTTCTTTCTCGGCAGATATGAGGTGACCCAGGAACAATGGCGGCAGGTTATGGGGGAGAATCCATCGTATTTTGGGCGGGGAGGCAATTATCCGGTTGAGCAGGTGTCGTGGAACGATGTTCAGGCATATCTCGACAGGTTGAACCGCAGGAGCGGCAGGAATTTTCGCTTGCCGACCGAGGCGGAATGGGAATATGCCTGCCGCAGCGGCGGGAAAGACGAAAAATACTGCGGCGGGGACGCTGTCGATTCACTTGCCTGGCATGACGCCAACAGTAACGGCGCAACCCATCCTGTGGGCACCAGACAGCCAAATACTCTGGGGCTTTACGACATGAGCGGCAACGTCTGGGAGTGGACCGGCGACCGGTTCGACCCGGCCTATTATGCCGCAAGCCCCCGCACCAACCCGCTTGGTTCCGGTTCCGGCTCCGATCGCGTGTTTCGGGGCGGGGCATGGAATTTCAAAACAAAATACCTGCGCGCTACTTCCCGTTTCTGGCTCACTCCGGACGATCGCCACTTCTTCCTCGGCTTCCGCCTTGCCTTGCCCTCAGCACAGTAA
- a CDS encoding polyprenyl synthetase family protein has translation MNTPELLQYFKEASGAIDRVMEEDLAGVAEGLLPEVLRYAIFNGGKRIRPQLTVLAGQMLLPEDAPAREGLFRLAIVFEYLHAASLLHDDVIDRSEKRRGSPTANAVYGTSSVILAGDFLHARAMTLAGTVGGRECVAIVGRATEAMVEAEFLQMQAAGRVDTSEEIYFQVVSGKTGALIAAACECGAVLAGGDDQDRQAIRTYGKNIGLAFQIVDDLLDYLGDPAKTGKTIGNDLAEGKMTLPLIYACSNGSQSDKDFLAGIFSKEPQERLRLTGEATAVIESCGGFRYAREKAQTLVSEGVSGLEVFADGVQQEILKGLAGYVLSRDK, from the coding sequence ATGAATACTCCTGAACTGCTGCAATACTTTAAAGAGGCCTCCGGGGCGATCGATCGGGTCATGGAAGAGGATCTGGCCGGAGTTGCCGAAGGGCTTCTGCCCGAGGTCTTGCGGTATGCCATTTTCAACGGCGGCAAGAGGATCCGCCCCCAGCTCACGGTTCTCGCCGGACAGATGCTGTTGCCGGAGGATGCGCCGGCCAGGGAAGGGCTCTTCAGGCTGGCCATCGTATTTGAATATCTCCATGCCGCAAGCCTTCTCCACGATGATGTGATCGATCGGTCGGAAAAAAGGCGCGGCAGCCCGACGGCCAATGCGGTATATGGTACAAGTTCGGTGATTCTGGCCGGAGATTTCCTCCATGCCCGGGCGATGACCCTGGCCGGAACCGTCGGCGGCAGAGAGTGCGTGGCCATCGTCGGCAGGGCAACCGAGGCGATGGTCGAGGCGGAGTTTCTGCAGATGCAGGCGGCGGGCCGGGTCGATACCTCGGAAGAGATCTACTTCCAGGTCGTTTCCGGCAAGACCGGGGCGCTCATTGCCGCTGCTTGCGAATGCGGAGCGGTCCTGGCCGGCGGCGATGATCAAGATCGTCAAGCCATCAGAACCTATGGCAAAAACATCGGCCTGGCCTTTCAGATCGTTGACGACCTGCTTGATTATCTCGGTGACCCTGCCAAAACCGGCAAGACGATCGGCAATGATCTGGCCGAAGGAAAGATGACCCTGCCTTTGATTTATGCCTGCAGCAACGGCTCCCAAAGTGACAAGGATTTCCTGGCAGGGATTTTTTCAAAGGAGCCGCAGGAGAGGCTTCGGCTTACCGGCGAGGCAACAGCGGTTATCGAGAGCTGCGGCGGATTCAGGTACGCCCGGGAGAAAGCGCAGACACTGGTTTCTGAAGGGGTTTCGGGGCTTGAGGTCTTTGCCGACGGGGTGCAGCAGGAAATCCTCAAAGGTCTTGCCGGATACGTGCTCAGCAGGGACAAATAA